From the Nitrospiria bacterium genome, the window GGCGGGGCAACTCGTCGCAATCACATCCGCTCCGGACTCGACCACGGCCCGCCGCTTGCGCTCGAAAATCCGTCTGGACTGCTCATAATTTTTTACGATAAAGGTTCCGGCTCCTCCGGCGCACCGGTCGGCATCCCGCATCTCGACAAAGCGCAGGCCGGAAATTCGGCGAAGCAACTCCCGGGGTTCCTTTGTAACTCCGGCCGCGCGCAGGTGGCAGGAGGAATGATATGCCACGGTTTGTTGCGGTGTTCCCGGGGCCGAATTTGAAGAGCGGGTCCCCGTCTCGACCAGGAATTCCGTGATATGTTTCACCCGTCGGGCCAGCTCGGCCGCCTGCGCCCGCTCCTTTTCGTCCGAGCAAAACCGGGCGTAATCCTTCAGCATGAAGGTGCACGAGGCGCACCCCGTCACGACCGTCTCAAAACGTCGCAAGGACTCCATATTGAAACGGGCATGTTTCCGGGCCAACTCCCGATGGCCGTAGGTCTCGATCGGTGTTCCCGAGCAATGTTGCCGGGGTAGCACCGGTCGGATTCCTTGCCGTTGTAGAAGGCGGATCACGGCCTCCCCCACTCCATCCCTGAAATAATTGGCGGCGCAACCGTGGAAATAGGCCACCGTTCCTTTTCCCCCCGCTTCCTCCGTAAACGACGCAAAGCGATGGCGCAGCGTTTGCGTGGCCAACCGCGGAAGTACGATGTCGCGTGAAAGGCGCGCAGACGGAGACAGGGCCTTTAAGACCGGAAGAGTAAGGTATTCCAGAGCCGCTCGACCGGGGGAAGTATTCCAGAGCGGTTGTGTCCATCCGGCCCATTTCAGCAACGATTCGAACAGCCAGGGCCGCGCCTGAAGACCGAAAATCAGACCGGCCAAGCGATTCGGGCGCTCCGCGCGTTTTTCAAGCACGTATTTTGAAACGTCAATGCCGGCGGGACAGACGGCATAGCAGGATTTGCAGTTGACGCAGGCCTCGACGACACGGGAGGCCTTTTCATGCGAAAAATCGGTCGCGGTGAGGATGTGAAACCAGCCGCGGGCTCCGTTCGATTCCTCTTGCGTGATGTCGTAAACCGGGCACACGGTGTTGCATTTTCCACATGTAGCGCAGGGTTTCGCGAGCCGTTCGGTGTCCAGATGGGTTGTGAATGGCACGTGGGTGAGTTTGACGCCCGGATTTAGGATCTGATCCGGATCGAAGAGTCGCTTGATCTGCATGAACAGGCCATAGACTTCTTCCCCGTAAAGTTCGCGCAGAAACTCCCCCCGGACCCGGCCGTCTCCGTGCTCGCCACAAATGGATCCGCCGAATCGATGGATGACGGTGGAATGGATCTCGTTCGAGATGGCCGCCATGTGTGCGACGTCTTCCGGGCTTTTCATGTCCATGAGCGGATTGATATGAGCGTTTCCATCGCCGATATGGCCATAGATGGCCACGGGTATGTCCATTCCCTTGAAATACCGGACCAGGTAATCAATGAGCTCGGGAAGACGGGTGGCCGGGACCACGACGTCGTCCACAAAGTTGATTGGCTTTTTCTTGGCGTCGTACCGGTATAGAGTCGGATAAATGGCCTTCCGCACCCTCCACAGCGCCTCTTGTTGTTCCTGTCCGTGAGGTCGGTCGCTTCGGGCTACGTCGATGGGCCGACTCAGCCGATAAATCTTTGTCGTCTCGTGAATCCGGTCAATCTTGTCCTCGATCGGTTCTTCATCGAATTCGATCAGAAGCATGGCCGCGGCCTCGGGCGGGATGCCGAAACGGCCCCGGCCAATCAGGTCGAGCGAGCTGGCGTCCATGAGTTCCATCGCGCTGGGACGAAATGTTAGAAAAGAATTTACCGCATGGCCGACTTCTTCCAAGCGGTTGAAATACACCAGCACGGTAGCGGTCCGGGTCGGGCGATCTCTCAACCGCAGTTTCGTTTCTGTGATTATTCCCAGTGTGCCTTCGCTTCCGATAAAGAGTTTCGTGAGATCAAAGGTGCCTTCCTCCAGATGATCAACCATGTCGAAAAGATTATAACCGCTGCTGTTCTTGCTCACCCCGATCCGGTGTTGCCGGATGAGGGATCGGTTGGATTGCAGCAAGGCGTAGAGTTCGCGAAGCCCGCGATTCTCGCCAAGCAGCCGCCCAAAATCGGGATGTTCTATATGACAGGGACGAACCGAAAGGGCTCGGCCATCGGCTAGGATCACGCGGAGTTCATGGACGTTGTCCTTGGTGGCTCCGTACTTGAGCGTATGAGGGCCGGCCGAGTTGTTCCCCAGCATTCCTCCGATCTTACACACGTCGCCGCTGGACGGGTCGGGAGCGAAAAAAAGACCGTGGCGTTCCAGATCCCGGTTCAGCTCGCCGTAGATCTTTCCCGGCTGGACCCGGACCCATTTTTCTTCGCGATTTAATTCCAGGATGCGGTTCAATCTCGAAAATTCAAGAATGACCCCTTCGCCGATGGCATTGCCGGTTAGGTTTGAACCGCCGCTCCGGGCCGTGAGCGCAATCCGATGCCCTTGGGCATATTCCATCACCTTGAGCAGATCGGTTTCCTGTTCGATCAACACAACGGCTTGCGGATTGATCCGATAGATGCTGGCGTCAACCGCATAGGCGGTTCGAGCGGGGTAGTCGGACAGGACCTTCGATGTTCCGAGAAGACGCACCAGATCTGAGACGAGAGGTGAGACCGAAGCGGTCATAATGGCATTATAACAAGTCGGATGGGGGTGTGCAATGCGAAGGATTCCGAAGATAAGTGGACCCGGTCATCAAGCGGGTTATCGTAAACGGGCCGCGTTGGCTGTCTCGATGACCAGTGTGGCGTACTGCGCAAAAATGATGAGTAGTTTCAGGTCGTATTCCGTGAGGAGGCGTTTTGCGGGATTGGTGATGGCGTAGTTGATAACCCCGATGATTTTGTCCCGACTGCGCAACGGGGCACAGATTCCGGAACGCAATTCGGTCGCTTTGATTTCGAAATTCTTGAATTGGTCTTGGTTGACCTTCTGGGGGAGGAGCAGGGCCTCGCCGGTCTGGGCCACGTAGCCTGCAATCCCTTCACCAATCTTGGGACGGCTCTGGGCCCGGTATTCCGGTTTGATTCCCAGCGACGTGGCGATGACGAGTATTTTGTTGACCTCATCGACCAGCATGATGGAGCCGCGATCGGCCATAAAAAGTTCCATCGCGGCCTTCAGGATCGTGTCGAGCGCTTTTTCGGGCTGCGTTTCC encodes:
- a CDS encoding FAD-binding and (Fe-S)-binding domain-containing protein gives rise to the protein MTASVSPLVSDLVRLLGTSKVLSDYPARTAYAVDASIYRINPQAVVLIEQETDLLKVMEYAQGHRIALTARSGGSNLTGNAIGEGVILEFSRLNRILELNREEKWVRVQPGKIYGELNRDLERHGLFFAPDPSSGDVCKIGGMLGNNSAGPHTLKYGATKDNVHELRVILADGRALSVRPCHIEHPDFGRLLGENRGLRELYALLQSNRSLIRQHRIGVSKNSSGYNLFDMVDHLEEGTFDLTKLFIGSEGTLGIITETKLRLRDRPTRTATVLVYFNRLEEVGHAVNSFLTFRPSAMELMDASSLDLIGRGRFGIPPEAAAMLLIEFDEEPIEDKIDRIHETTKIYRLSRPIDVARSDRPHGQEQQEALWRVRKAIYPTLYRYDAKKKPINFVDDVVVPATRLPELIDYLVRYFKGMDIPVAIYGHIGDGNAHINPLMDMKSPEDVAHMAAISNEIHSTVIHRFGGSICGEHGDGRVRGEFLRELYGEEVYGLFMQIKRLFDPDQILNPGVKLTHVPFTTHLDTERLAKPCATCGKCNTVCPVYDITQEESNGARGWFHILTATDFSHEKASRVVEACVNCKSCYAVCPAGIDVSKYVLEKRAERPNRLAGLIFGLQARPWLFESLLKWAGWTQPLWNTSPGRAALEYLTLPVLKALSPSARLSRDIVLPRLATQTLRHRFASFTEEAGGKGTVAYFHGCAANYFRDGVGEAVIRLLQRQGIRPVLPRQHCSGTPIETYGHRELARKHARFNMESLRRFETVVTGCASCTFMLKDYARFCSDEKERAQAAELARRVKHITEFLVETGTRSSNSAPGTPQQTVAYHSSCHLRAAGVTKEPRELLRRISGLRFVEMRDADRCAGGAGTFIVKNYEQSRRIFERKRRAVVESGADVIATSCPACMIQLKTGMHDSLPIKHIAQILDEAQERASGPKAPDAPSEDL
- a CDS encoding GAF domain-containing protein → MSILLLLSSTGTVIVLSLLTGQPPVIIIFLGVFFLLFCAYIIDKEFKLQKMQKQLREEQFKVLEEEARISALQVQLKELTALQKAMTAIGMETQPEKALDTILKAAMELFMADRGSIMLVDEVNKILVIATSLGIKPEYRAQSRPKIGEGIAGYVAQTGEALLLPQKVNQDQFKNFEIKATELRSGICAPLRSRDKIIGVINYAITNPAKRLLTEYDLKLLIIFAQYATLVIETANAARLR